ATAACTCAGGTCAATTGGGAAATATTGACTATGCTCAAGTTTTAGGCAACATTATTCGCCAACATTGGGGTATTGAAAATCAGGTTCATTGGACTTTAGATGTGACCTTTAATGAAGATTCCAGTCGGATTCGTTCCGGTCATAGTCCTCACAACTTTGCCCTTCTCAGACGTTGGGCGCTCAATGCTCTTCGTCAGGAAACTACTCTCAAGCGTAGTTTACGACAGAAGCAGAAGCGGGCAGCTATGAATAATGACTATATGTTCTCTATCCTCAGTTCCTTTTGTCAAGGGTGATTGAGATGCTCTTACCCTGGGTAAAGCGATCGCCACTCATTCTATCGCGTCGTGCCGCACAGAAACCCGGTTTCTAGCCTCATTTAGTCCGCACCATCGATCGCCGTAACAACCGGCCACCCCAAGGAAGTTGGTTGTTGATAGATGCGTTTGAGAGTATTGATATCCCGCGATGAAATATCTGGAGGGTTGCGCACTTGGGCAAAATAGAGAACGTCAGTCGGTTCGGGAGAATGACCCCAAATGCCGATCGCGTGACCGATTTCATGGCGAGCAGTCGCGAGAGTATATTCTAGGGATTGGTTGGGGGTGAGAAAAATTTCGCAGCGATGGGAGAGATATTGTTCTTTTCGTTCTCCATTTACTGTGGAGACCAGAATTAGTTTGTATCGCGTTGTCGCTGCTCGAACTCGTTCCAGTTGTCCGTCCGGCCCTAGAGTGAGGGGAGGTCGTTTTTTATGGATAATGATATCGGCAGAGTCTTGGCGATCGCCCAGTTCTATGGGAAGATAAGGTTGCCATTGCGCGATCGCATCCATAACCGCTTCCCTCCATCTTGAATCGCCGGTATCCGGAGTATCCAGATAAACTCGTACCGGAAAGCGAGACCAGACTAAATAGCCAGCCTTGGTTGGTTTAACTGCCTCAAAATAGTCGCTCTCCTCTTGTGGATCGTGCCATTGAGCTAAAGTTGGCGGTAGAGGATGAGCGCGAGGCTCCGGTAAATTGATGCCATCGAGCGTGGTAGAATTTGCCAGAGCTAGGGCACAATAAAAGACCGCCAGCATTGCTGCGGCGATCGCACTCCAACGAAATATGAGTCGGCGTAAGGCATCCATGAGGACTAACCCACGGGTTCTAACCATCCCGCACTCAAGACAATCGTTAATCCAATAAACATTACAGCTAATGCCCAGGCCGTTCGATTCAGAGTCGTTTCGGCGCTTTTGGCACTGGTGAACAATTGGGCTTGTCCGCCAATGCCGCCAATGCCATCGCCTTTCGGGCTATGGAGCAAGATCAGGACGATTAGACTAAAGGCAGAGATTGCCCAAATGATTTGTAAGATACTAACAGGATTCATAGAGTTGATAGTTGCGATCGCAATGGAGTATCGGGAGCAGCTCTCCCAGAAAGGGGATTCCGTTTACCGAGACAAAGATACAGGCGTTTTCACGTACTCTATCTCAT
The sequence above is a segment of the Roseofilum casamattae BLCC-M143 genome. Coding sequences within it:
- the secG gene encoding preprotein translocase subunit SecG; translated protein: MNPVSILQIIWAISAFSLIVLILLHSPKGDGIGGIGGQAQLFTSAKSAETTLNRTAWALAVMFIGLTIVLSAGWLEPVG
- a CDS encoding ISAs1 family transposase; this encodes QTEIVRKIQEKKADYVLSLKKNHPTLHAEVELKFNSLKDNSGQLGNIDYAQVLGNIIRQHWGIENQVHWTLDVTFNEDSSRIRSGHSPHNFALLRRWALNALRQETTLKRSLRQKQKRAAMNNDYMFSILSSFCQG